One window from the genome of Oncorhynchus kisutch isolate 150728-3 linkage group LG21, Okis_V2, whole genome shotgun sequence encodes:
- the rdh14b gene encoding retinol dehydrogenase 14 yields the protein MSAAIIVAAVVGGGILLIVRRMFPRKKAVELLRYPADMMRGKTVIVTGANSGIGKAAAGELLKLQARVIMACRDQQMAEEAAQDIKKQAGPEHGEVVIKHLDLASLQSVRSFCEEILKEEQQVDVLINNAGIYQCPYTKTEEGFEMQLGVNHLGHFLLTHLLLDLLKRSSPSRVVVVSSKLYKYGSINFDDLNSERSYNKAFCYSQSKLANLLFTHQLARRLEEEGVTGVTVNALTPGIVRTRLGRHIHIPFLAKPLFYLASLFFFKSPLEGAQTPLYLACSPDVEGVAGKCFANCEEEELMPKATDDQVAKRLWDLSETMVGIKTQ from the exons ATGTCAGCTGCGATTATTGTGGCCGCTGTCGTCGGCGGTGGAATACTGCTAATTGTTCGCAGAATGTTCCCCCGGAAGAAAGCGGTCGAGTTGCTCCGGTACCCGGCCGATATGATGCGGGGAAAGACGGTCATTGTGACCGGGGCGAACAGCGGCATAGGGAAGGCCGCGGCCGGGGAGCTGCTCAAACTCCAGGCCCGGGTGATCATGGCCTGTCGGGATCAGCAGATGGCTGAGGAAGCAGCGCAGGACATCAAGAAGCAAGCGGGGCCAGAGCACGGAGAGGTGGTGATCAAACACCTGGACCTCGCCTCGCTTCAGTCTGTGCGGAGCTTTTGCGAGGAGATCCTGAAG GAAGAACAACAAGTTGACGTGCTCATCAACAACGCAGGCATTTACCAGTGTCCCTACACGAAGACAGAGGAGGGTTTTGAGATGCAGCTGGGGGTCAACCACCTGGGTCACTTCCTCCTCACCCACCTCCTCCTGGACCTCCTCAAGCGCTCCTCCCCCAGCCGCGTGGTGGTGGTCTCCTCCAAGCTCTACAAGTATGGCAGCATCAACTTCGACGACCTCAACAG TGAGAGAAGCTACAACAAAGCCTTCTGCTACAGCCAGAGCAAGCTGGCTAATCTGCTCTTCACCCACCAGCTGGCCCGGCGCCTGGAGGAGGAGGGCGTCACGGGGGTAACGGTCAATGCCCTCACCCCAGGCATCGTGAGGACCAGGCTGGGCAGGCACATCCACATCCCCTTCCTGGCCAAACCTCTCTTTTACCTGGCCTCGTTGTTCTTCTTCAAGAGCCCACTGGAGGGAGCTCAGACGCCACTCTACCTGGCGTGTTCACCCGACGTGGAGGGCGTGGCGGGGAAGTGCTTCGCTAACTGCGAGGAGGAGGAGCTGATGCCCAAGGCGACGGACGATCAGGTGGCCAAGAGACTGTGGGACCTGAGTGAGACCATGGTGGGGATAAAAACTCAATAA
- the LOC109866484 gene encoding cysteine-rich protein 2 yields MASKCPKCDKTVYFAEKVTSLGKDWHKFCLKCERCNKTLNPGGHAEHDGTPYCHKPCYAALFGPKGVNIGGAGSYVYEAPVNDTPASVSTETEAKPEEKKAHARGPVKAASFSTFSGEPSKCPRCSKTVYFAEKVTSLGKDWHRPCLRCERCSKTLAPGSHAEHDGQAYCHKPCYATLFGPKGVNTGGVGSYIYHEPSTEAETEAQP; encoded by the exons ATGGCATCGAAATGTCCTAAATGCGACAAGACAGTTTATTTTG cggagaaggtgacATCTCTGGGGAAAGACTGGCATAAGTTCTGTCTGAAATGTGAGCGTTGTAACAAGACCCTGAACCCAGGGGGCCATGCTGAG CATGATGGAACTCCGTACTGCCACAAGCCATGCTATGCTGCCCTCTTTGGACCAAAAG GTGTGAATATCGGAGGTGCTGGCTCTTATGTCTACGAGGCGCCTGTCAATGATACCCCTGCCAGCGTTTCCACGGAAACAGAGGCCAAACCTGAGGAGAAGAAAGCTCATGCCAGAGGCCCAGTGAAGG CCGCAAGCTTCTCAACTTTCTCTGGAGAACCCAGTAAATGCCCAAGGTGCAGCAAGACAGTGTATTTCG ctgAGAAGGTGACGTCCCTGGGGAAGGACTGGCATCGACCCTGTCTGCGCTGTGAGAGGTGCAGCAAGACCCTGGCCCCAGGCAGTCACGCAGAG CATGATGGGCAGGCCTACTGCCACAAACCGTGCTACGCCACCCTGTTTGGGCCCAAAG GGGTGAACACTGGAGGTGTAGGAAGCTACATCTACCATGAACCCAGCACTGAGGCAGAGACTGAGGCCCAGCCTTGA